The stretch of DNA CCCCTGGCGCTCACATCGCCTCTTATCATCCCTGTCTCACCTACTATCAGCCAGTCGGCACGGATGCACCCGTCGATTACCCCGTCGAACTTGACCGCCCCTTTTGTGGTGAGATCTCCCTTAATCCCCGATTCCGCTCCGACAATCACTTCCAGGGACGGTTCTTTCTTTCTGAAGATCATGATGCCTCCTTTAAGAAAGGGGCCGGGTTCACATGACCGCCGTTTTTCCAGACCTCGTAGTGGAGATGTGGTCCGGTAGTCGTACCGGTCGAACCTGATACGGCAATCATCTCGCCCCGCTTCACCCTCTGCCCCACTTTCACGTAATTAGCTTTATTGTGAGCGTACGCGGTGGTAAAGCCGCGCCCATGTTCAAGGACAATAATATGCCCGCTGTCGTTGTGCCAGCTCGAAAAACTGACTATGCCGTCCGCGGTGGCCTTTACCGGGGTTCCCACGGGTGCGCGGATATCGATCCCCGTGTGCTGAGCGGTATTTCCTGAAATAGGGTGCTCTCTCGCGCCGAAACCCGAGCTGATCTGGCCCTTGATGGGCCATCCGGAGGGCATGGCGCGGTATAGGGTCTTTTCTTCTTCGATGTATTTCCTGATTTCGGAAACCGACTGAATGGTCTCTGCCACCTGTGTCTTGAGCAAATCGATGTTGAGGGCGCCTGCGTTGGAAACCTCTGCGTTTTCCAGAATTTTCTTCTTCGATTTAAAAGAGAGGAGCCTGGAGAACTCCTCATCGGCCTTATGAAGGGAGGACATGACTACCTTGAGGTCCCTGAATTGAGAGCTTAGGAATGCCACCTTTCGTTTCATGCCGTAATATTCGATCGTACTGATCCCGACACTTGCCACGTAGCCGGCGCCGATTATACAAAGGAGAAAAGAGCAGACCAGGCAGAGGATGGAAACCTTTATTTTTACCGGCCTCACTTTCGAATGAGGCACAACCATTATAGTCACCGACGTAAGGCTCTTCTTGAGGAACTTCTTCAGTATCTCCATAAAAGCCTTCTTACCCCTCGTTCCGTACGCGGTGAAATTTGTAGCTTATTATCATAAAAACATTTCCCTTGTCCAGAATATTGTTACTTTTCGGCACCATTCCATCAGTGGCCGAAACGAAAGGACTCCAGGCACAACCCCATTGCGGGCCCGGAACCGAACCTGTTTTGCCGGTCGCAGGGAAGGGTAGTCTTTACTTTCACGGGCAGATGAAAGTTTCAGCGCTTATCTTGAGCGGAGAAGCGTTTTACATCGGAGGCAATATACTTACTGAGCTCCTCCAGGGCTTCGCTCATGGCCGCCACCACATCACCGGGATCGTTTCCCTTCACCGGTTTTGTGATGTTCATCTCGTGCATATTAGCCCCCAGCGTTTGAAGGTCCTTTCCCACGAGCGCCCACCTGGCCCTGAGCAGCACATTCCCTCCCCGGGTGGCGTCAAGACGAAGGATGGTCACCGGCACCCGGAACGAGCAGGGAATATAGGATTTCCAAAAAATAGCCCTTATCTCCGATGGATTGAGGAAATGGGAAAGGTTCTCCAGGAGGACCCGGCTCACGTCTTCCTTTAAGGAGCCTCCCCATAGATCGAATTCCGATATACTGAGCCGGGTCGGTCCGGTTCGGGTGATTATCTGGGGCTGGTCCAGATAATCGGGAATCTCCACGGGACCTATCCCTACCACCACCGGCGCCTCTTTTTGCCCGAGGACGGCCTCCGGTGCGGGGGTCGCTGTGGAACGCAACGTATATATCCTGGGCGCCTGGGAGGTGCCGCACGCCGTGAGGAAAGAGAGCATGAGCACGGCACTAAGGACGAAAATCAATAAGGAAAAAGGTCGCGTATTCATGTCACTCTCCTTTGACTGCCTGTTTGCCTTTCAGCACCGCCTCGGGGTAGCGCTGCAGATAATCCGTGAGGGTACGAACAGACCTGGAAGTTCTCCCTACCTCCTGCAGGGTACTGTCCATCTGGAGGACCAGCGACGAATTGTCGGAGGCGATCCCCTGCACCGAAAGCAGGGTCTTCTCCGCCTGCTGGAGAGTAGAGTAAGTGGCAGCCAAGGCCTGATCGATCTGCTTGGGTACACCCTCGGTCTTTGCGAGCATTTCTTTGACGGATACGGAGGAGTCCTTGAGGTTAACGAGGATCGGCTCTACCTGGTGGTCGATCTTTTTTAGAATTTTTCTCGTATCGGCCAGTGCCTCGCTCATGGAATCGATGCTGGCGGTAAGTTTGGGAGAATTCACCGCCTTTTCGATCCCCTCGAGGGATTTCATTAATTTATCGACAAGATCTTTCAAGGGTATAGTGGAAGCAAGCTTCATAAATTCGTCCAAATCCGAGGGAATAGTGGGAACCTCGGGGACCTTCTTGTCAAGGCCTACCATTTTGGCGGGTTTATTAGGAAAAAAATCCATATTGATCATAAGCTGACCCGTGACGACGCTCTGCAATTCGAGCTGTGCCCGTAGGCCTTTAGCGATAAGCCTCGAAAGCTGATCCTCTTTTGGCTCATTCCCGATAACCTTCACTTTACTGAGATCGATCTCCGCATAGACGGGAATGAGAAAAGATGCATCTTTAGGATCAAACTGGAGCTGCACGTTTGTGACCGAGCCTATTCTTACGCCGCGGAACACGACTGCAGCCCCGACATTGAGGCCCTTGACCGATCCCTCAAAATACATTACGTCGACCATCTTGTCGGCGAAGAGCCTTCCCGACCCAAAGATGACCACCGCCATTACGGCTAAAACAACGGCGCCCAATACAAATGCGCCGATAAGGGTTTTATTTACAGGTTTACTCATGGGTTCTCCTTCTCAATTTGTTTCGTCCAGCCATCGATCGGGCGACTTTTTTTCCGTGGGGGCCATAAGTTCATTTCCGGCGTTCAGACCTTCTTTCCCCTCGTAAGAAAGGCGTGAACCGTTCCGTTTTCGGAATTCGCAAGGAGCTCCTTCGGATCTCCCCCGGCAATCATCGTCTTGGTCTCGGCATCCAGAAATACGGAATTATTGCCTATGGCGAAGATGCTCGCAAGTTCATGGGTCACCACTACAATCGTTGCCCCGAGACTATCGCGAAGCTCGAGTATGAGGTCGTCGAGGAGTCGTGCGCTTATGGGATCGAGTCCGGCTGAAGGCTCATCGAAAAAAAGGATTTCAGGGTCGAGCGCCATCGCACGGGCGAGTCCCGCCCGCTTTTTCATTCCCCCGCTGATCTCCGACGGATAAAATTCTTCATATCCGCCGAGCCCCACGAGAGAAAGTTTCAGGGAAACCACCTCGCGGACTTCCGAAGGGCTCAAATCGGTATATTCCTCGAGCAGGAGCGCCACGTTTTCTGCCAGCGTCATGGAACTCCACAACGCCCCA from Syntrophorhabdaceae bacterium encodes:
- a CDS encoding M23 family metallopeptidase produces the protein MEILKKFLKKSLTSVTIMVVPHSKVRPVKIKVSILCLVCSFLLCIIGAGYVASVGISTIEYYGMKRKVAFLSSQFRDLKVVMSSLHKADEEFSRLLSFKSKKKILENAEVSNAGALNIDLLKTQVAETIQSVSEIRKYIEEEKTLYRAMPSGWPIKGQISSGFGAREHPISGNTAQHTGIDIRAPVGTPVKATADGIVSFSSWHNDSGHIIVLEHGRGFTTAYAHNKANYVKVGQRVKRGEMIAVSGSTGTTTGPHLHYEVWKNGGHVNPAPFLKEAS
- a CDS encoding PqiC family protein, which produces MNTRPFSLLIFVLSAVLMLSFLTACGTSQAPRIYTLRSTATPAPEAVLGQKEAPVVVGIGPVEIPDYLDQPQIITRTGPTRLSISEFDLWGGSLKEDVSRVLLENLSHFLNPSEIRAIFWKSYIPCSFRVPVTILRLDATRGGNVLLRARWALVGKDLQTLGANMHEMNITKPVKGNDPGDVVAAMSEALEELSKYIASDVKRFSAQDKR
- a CDS encoding MlaD family protein — translated: MSKPVNKTLIGAFVLGAVVLAVMAVVIFGSGRLFADKMVDVMYFEGSVKGLNVGAAVVFRGVRIGSVTNVQLQFDPKDASFLIPVYAEIDLSKVKVIGNEPKEDQLSRLIAKGLRAQLELQSVVTGQLMINMDFFPNKPAKMVGLDKKVPEVPTIPSDLDEFMKLASTIPLKDLVDKLMKSLEGIEKAVNSPKLTASIDSMSEALADTRKILKKIDHQVEPILVNLKDSSVSVKEMLAKTEGVPKQIDQALAATYSTLQQAEKTLLSVQGIASDNSSLVLQMDSTLQEVGRTSRSVRTLTDYLQRYPEAVLKGKQAVKGE
- a CDS encoding ATP-binding cassette domain-containing protein; protein product: MKEPTNPHITVDNLTMAYGDNVIQRDLSFTINRGDIFIIMGGSGCGKSTLLRHLIGLQRPAKGKVFYNGSSLWEMSSPELERTMRDFGILYQSGALWSSMTLAENVALLLEEYTDLSPSEVREVVSLKLSLVGLGGYEEFYPSEISGGMKKRAGLARAMALDPEILFFDEPSAGLDPISARLLDDLILELRDSLGATIVVVTHELASIFAIGNNSVFLDAETKTMIAGGDPKELLANSENGTVHAFLTRGKKV